Within Candidatus Rokuibacteriota bacterium, the genomic segment CGCCACTCCGGGACGGCAAGCTCCGGATGATGCTCCGCGCCGCCGACACCAGGGAGCTGGTCGGGTGGATCCTGAGCTTCGGCCGGGGCGTGAAAGTGGTCCGCCCGGCCGCGCTGAGGGACAAGGTGCGGGAGGAGGCGCTGGCCCTCTCGCGTCACTGAGGGGTCGCGATGACCGTCAGTCCCAGCCGGCGGAAGTCCTCGTCGAACGCGAAGCAGGGCATGCGCTCGAGCAAGGTCGTGACCACGACGAACGAGATCGCGTCGCAGAGCGAGAGGCGCCGTTCGCGACCGTATCTCCGGAAGACGTCGAGGGCCTGGGCGCGTACTTCAGCCCCGTACTCGACGAGACGAAGCCGAGGGTACAGGTCGTTGACAAAGGTCAGCGCGGACGCGTGGCCGACGCGGTACCGAAGCAGCGTCACCGTCTCGCTGACGACGTCCCACGTCGTCCACAACGCGACGCGGGCCGCCATCGCCCCGGTGACGAGGGGGTGGGCCTGCGGGTGATGCGTGTCGCGGGGGTCGAGGCAGGCATGGAAGAACGAGGTGTCGCAGAAGACGCGCGGTGGCAGCGGCACGACCGCCTCAGGCCTTGCCGCCGTACAGGTGCTCCTTGACGTGGCCGGAGATGTTCCGGCGCGGCCCCCGATGCTTGGGCAGCTTTCGCATCAGCTCGAGCAGGGCCCGGGCCGCCGCGCCCGGTTCGGGCTCGGGCAGGGCGGCCCGGAGCTCGGCCACGACCTCGTCCCGCACCGTGATCTGCACCACGCTCCCGCGGTCTTGCTTGACCTGGCGCACGAGCT encodes:
- a CDS encoding PIN domain-containing protein; the protein is MPLPPRVFCDTSFFHACLDPRDTHHPQAHPLVTGAMAARVALWTTWDVVSETVTLLRYRVGHASALTFVNDLYPRLRLVEYGAEVRAQALDVFRRYGRERRLSLCDAISFVVVTTLLERMPCFAFDEDFRRLGLTVIATPQ